A part of Canis lupus familiaris isolate Mischka breed German Shepherd chromosome 4, alternate assembly UU_Cfam_GSD_1.0, whole genome shotgun sequence genomic DNA contains:
- the AP3M1 gene encoding AP-3 complex subunit mu-1 gives MIHSLFLINCSGDIFLEKHWKSVVSQSVCDYFFEAQEKAADVENVPPVISTPHHYLISIYRDKLFFVSVIQTEVPPLFVIEFLHRVADTFQDYFGECSEAAIKDNVVIVYELLEEMLDNGFPLATESNILKELIKPPTILRSVVNSITGSSNVGDTLPTGQLSNIPWRRAGVKYTNNEAYFDVVEEIDAIIDKSGSTVFAEIQGVIDACIKLSGMPDLSLSFMNPRLLDDVSFHPCIRFKRWESERVLSFIPPDGNFRLISYRVSSQNLVAIPVYVKHSISFKENSSCGRFDITIGPKQNMGKTIEGITVTVHMPKVVLNMNLTPTQGSYTFDPVTKVLTWDVGKITPQKLPSLKGLVNLQSGAPKPEENPSLNIQFKIQQLAISGLKVNRLDMYGEKYKPFKGVKYVTKAGKFQVRT, from the exons ATGATCCACAGTCTATTTCTCATAAACTGTTCCGGTGACATATTTCTAGAGAAGCACTGGAAGAGCGTTGTGAGCCAGTCTGTCTGTGATTATTTCTTTGAAGCTCAAGAGAAAGCTGCTGATGTTGAAAATGTACCACCTGTCATTTCAACACCTCATCACTACCTCATCAGTATCTACAGGGATAAGCTCTTCTTTGTGTCTGTCATACAGACTGAAGTGCCACCTCTCTTTGTAATTGAGTTCCTACATCGAGTTGCTGACACTTTTCAG GACTACTTTGGTGAATGTTCGGAAGCTGCAATTAAGGATAATGTGGTCATTGTATATGAGCTCTTGGAAGAAATGTTAGACAATGGATTTCCACTGGCTACTGAatctaatattttgaaagaactgATTAAACCACCAACAATTCTACGTTCTGTCGTCAACTCTATTACAG GCAGTAGTAATGTTGGGGACACACTCCCCACTGGGCAGCTGTCCAACATCCCATGGCGGCGGGCAGGGGTAAAGTACACAAATAATGAAGCCTATTTTGATGTCGTTGAAGAAATAGATGCAATTATAGATAAATCAG GATCTACAGTGTTTGCAGAAATTCAGGGGGTCATTGATGCTTGCATTAAGCTATCTGGAATGCCtgacctttctctttctttcatg AACCCACGGCTTCTCGACGATGTCAGCTTCCACCCCTGCATCCGGTTCAAGCGCTGGGAATCTGAAAGAGTTTTGTCATTTATTCCTCCAGATGGAAATTTCCGACTCATATCGTATCGTGTCAGCTCACAAAA tctagTGGCAATACCGGTGTATGTGAAACATAGCATCAGCTTTAAGGAGAACAGTTCTTGCGGTAGATTTGATATTACAATTGGACCAAAGCAGAATATGGGGAAAACTATTGAAGGAATCACAGTAACAGTTCATATGCCCAAAGTTGTGCTGAATATGAACCTGACACCAACACAAGGCAGCTATACATTTGATCCAGTTACCAAG GTACTAACATGGGATGTGGGAAAAATTACTCCACAAAAGCTCCCGAGTCTTAAAGGACTGGTAAATTTACAGTCTGGAGCACCCAAGCCAGAAGAGAATCCAAGTCTCAACATACAGTTCAAGATCCAGCAGCTTGCTATTTCTG GCTTAAAAGTAAACCGCTTGGACATGTATGGGGAGAAATATAAGCCATTTAAAGGAGTCAAATATGTCACGAAAGCTGGAAAGTTCCAAGTGAGAACATGA